The following are encoded together in the Bradymonas sediminis genome:
- a CDS encoding phosphopentomutase — protein sequence MTDGNENAVSNSANPKKRAVLIVLDSVGIGEAPDAADFNDVGANTLGHIAESNAGFSMPNMRSLGLGNIEGVCAIEAVDEPCANFGRMQEIAPGKDTTSGHWEFAGVLMDKPFLTFPDGFPDDILTEFCEKIGVDGVLGNVPESGTVIIERLGREHIETGKPIVYTSADPVFQIAAHEDHVSVEQLYEWCEAAYEIVTPRGVSRVIARPFVGEWPNYKRTANRHDFAVPPPSATMMEALEDAGVHVTGVGKISDIYAGHGITSSLKTKSNDHGVETTLQCIRERDGFIFTNLVDFDSKYGHRRDPKGYAEALERFDSQLPEIIDALEDGDLLMITADHGNDPTYRGTDHTREYVPIIAFIKGATYGNDLGTRPCFSDVGATVADYFGVEWKVGESFLDRLI from the coding sequence GTGACAGACGGCAACGAGAACGCAGTGAGCAATTCGGCAAATCCCAAGAAACGCGCGGTGTTGATCGTGCTCGACTCGGTGGGCATCGGTGAGGCGCCGGACGCCGCCGATTTCAACGATGTTGGGGCGAATACGCTCGGTCATATCGCCGAGAGTAACGCGGGCTTTTCGATGCCCAATATGCGCAGCCTCGGGTTGGGCAATATCGAAGGTGTCTGCGCGATTGAGGCCGTCGATGAGCCTTGCGCGAACTTCGGCCGCATGCAGGAAATCGCGCCGGGCAAAGACACGACCAGCGGGCATTGGGAGTTCGCCGGCGTGCTGATGGATAAACCGTTTTTGACCTTTCCGGACGGCTTCCCCGACGACATCTTGACCGAGTTTTGCGAGAAAATCGGCGTCGACGGCGTGCTCGGAAATGTGCCCGAGAGCGGCACGGTGATCATCGAGCGTCTGGGGCGCGAGCATATCGAGACCGGCAAACCCATCGTCTATACCTCGGCAGATCCGGTCTTCCAGATCGCCGCACACGAAGATCATGTGAGCGTCGAGCAATTATATGAGTGGTGCGAGGCGGCCTATGAGATCGTGACGCCGCGCGGCGTCTCGCGCGTCATCGCGCGCCCGTTTGTGGGCGAGTGGCCGAATTATAAGCGCACCGCGAATCGCCACGACTTCGCGGTGCCGCCGCCCTCGGCCACCATGATGGAGGCGCTCGAAGACGCCGGCGTTCACGTGACCGGGGTTGGAAAGATCAGCGATATCTACGCCGGCCACGGGATCACCTCCTCCCTCAAGACCAAGAGCAACGACCACGGCGTCGAGACCACCCTGCAGTGCATCCGCGAGCGCGATGGCTTTATCTTCACGAACCTCGTTGATTTCGACTCGAAATACGGGCATCGGCGCGACCCGAAAGGCTACGCCGAGGCGCTGGAGCGATTCGACTCGCAATTGCCCGAGATTATCGACGCGCTCGAAGACGGCGACCTGCTGATGATCACCGCCGACCATGGCAATGACCCGACCTATCGCGGCACCGACCACACCCGTGAATATGTGCCGATTATCGCCTTTATTAAGGGCGCCACCTACGGGAATGACCTGGGCACGCGCCCGTGTTTCTCGGACGTCGGCGCGACCGTCGCGGATTATTTCGGCGTGGAGTGGAAGGTCGGTGAGAGCTTCTTAGACCGCTTGATTTGA
- the glpK gene encoding glycerol kinase GlpK translates to MSTTRCGFARITQDFEQIFPQPSWVEHDPEAIWKSTLVAIKGACRQAQITDEDISVIGITNQRETTVVWERDTGAPIYNAVVWQDRRTRDTIQSLADGGHEAWVQQRTGLLLDPYFSATKVKWILDHVDGARTRAGRGELAFGTIDSFLLWRLTDGKVHKTDASNASRTLLMNLDTLEWDPELLELFDVPRELLAEIVGNSELYGVTQGVDGLRDGIPICGMAGDQHAALFGQCCFKPGEAKCTLGTGAFLLMNTGSQRVHSEHRMLATLGWQINGEVTYALEGSAFIAGAMIQWLRDGLGIIDCAGNVEKLAMQVEDSGEIVVIPALAGLGAPHWKPGARGLIWGLTRGTTSAHIARAALEGIAMQNVDVLQAMEKDGTEKLVDLKVDGGAASNNLLMQMQADFLGRNIVRPAVTETTALGAALLAGLSHGTFKSLEQIRNNWRVERVFEPAIEASEREKFMERWKQGLQRT, encoded by the coding sequence ATGATCCGGAGGCGATTTGGAAGTCGACCCTGGTCGCCATTAAAGGGGCCTGTCGTCAGGCTCAAATCACCGACGAAGATATCTCGGTGATTGGCATTACCAATCAGCGCGAGACGACGGTTGTTTGGGAGCGCGACACCGGGGCGCCGATTTATAACGCCGTCGTGTGGCAGGACCGGCGCACGCGCGACACGATTCAATCCCTGGCCGACGGTGGGCATGAGGCGTGGGTGCAGCAGCGCACCGGGCTTTTGCTCGACCCGTATTTTTCGGCGACCAAGGTGAAGTGGATCCTCGACCACGTCGACGGCGCGCGCACCCGAGCGGGGCGCGGCGAGCTGGCGTTTGGCACGATCGACAGCTTTCTATTGTGGCGACTCACCGACGGGAAGGTGCATAAGACCGACGCGTCGAACGCGTCGCGCACATTGCTGATGAACCTCGACACCCTTGAGTGGGACCCGGAGCTTCTGGAGCTTTTCGATGTCCCCCGGGAGCTGCTCGCCGAGATCGTGGGCAACTCGGAGCTCTACGGCGTGACCCAGGGCGTGGACGGCCTGCGCGACGGCATCCCGATCTGCGGCATGGCCGGCGACCAGCACGCGGCGCTCTTCGGGCAATGTTGCTTTAAGCCCGGTGAGGCGAAATGTACGCTCGGCACCGGCGCGTTTTTGCTGATGAATACCGGCTCCCAACGCGTGCATAGCGAGCATCGGATGCTGGCAACCCTGGGTTGGCAGATCAACGGTGAGGTGACCTACGCCCTGGAGGGCAGCGCGTTTATCGCCGGGGCGATGATCCAATGGTTGCGCGATGGGCTGGGGATTATCGACTGCGCAGGGAACGTCGAGAAGCTCGCGATGCAGGTGGAGGATTCCGGCGAGATCGTCGTCATCCCCGCGCTCGCCGGGCTGGGCGCGCCGCATTGGAAACCCGGCGCGCGCGGCCTTATCTGGGGGCTTACGCGCGGCACGACCTCGGCGCATATCGCGCGCGCGGCGCTCGAGGGCATCGCGATGCAGAACGTCGATGTTCTGCAGGCGATGGAGAAGGACGGCACCGAGAAGTTGGTTGATTTGAAGGTGGACGGCGGCGCCGCCTCGAATAACCTGCTGATGCAGATGCAGGCGGACTTCCTCGGCCGCAATATCGTGCGGCCCGCCGTCACCGAGACGACCGCCCTCGGCGCGGCCTTGCTCGCCGGCTTAAGCCACGGGACGTTCAAAAGCCTGGAGCAAATTCGCAATAATTGGCGCGTGGAGCGGGTTTTTGAACCAGCGATCGAGGCCAGCGAGCGCGAGAAATTCATGGAGCGTTGGAAGCAGGGATTGCAGAGAACCTGA